The following are encoded together in the Bacteroidota bacterium genome:
- a CDS encoding ferredoxin, translating to MVIITLQRNKCIGCNYCVENAPNQWAMSGKDGKAVLLHSTEKKGFYTLKTYDDAIFEENVLARDNCPAKIITVKKI from the coding sequence ATGGTAATAATAACATTACAACGAAATAAATGTATAGGTTGCAACTACTGTGTTGAGAATGCACCTAATCAGTGGGCCATGTCGGGAAAAGACGGAAAGGCTGTATTGTTGCACTCTACCGAGAAAAAAGGATTCTATACCTTAAAAACCTATGATGATGCGATTTTTGAGGAGAACGTACTGGCTCGGGATAACTGCCCGGCGAAGATAATTACGGTTAAGAAAATTTAA